From a single Mycolicibacterium moriokaense genomic region:
- a CDS encoding ABC-F family ATP-binding cassette domain-containing protein, translating into MSRVSCSNLSFAFPDGTSLFSELSFTIGDGRTGLVAPNGSGKSTLLQLIVGDRTPAVGSISVDGAVAYLPQTLPFVAEKTVADVLGVASVINALDALARGDTGDDVFAAIGDDWDVEERSLAQLDNLGLGHLDLDRRLGSLSGGEVVSLGLAAQLLRQPDVLLLDEPTNNLDADARKRLYAALDEFAGCLLVVSHDRVLLDRMDRIAELHRGEMLFYGGNFTMYEQAIADAQRVAESNIRNAEQQLKREKREMQQARERAARRSSTAARNVKDAGLPKIIAGAMKRRAQESAGRIDGVNAARVADAKTRLDEAQRALRDDDALVLELPATTVPAGRTVVLAEGLSARRGGRLLFEHVQLSIRGPERIALTGPNGAGKSTLLRIIGGELTPDDGSVHRADGRVAYLSQRLDLLQPERTVAESIAASAPSLSRTRRMHLLARFLFRGDRIHLPVAALSGGERLRATLACVLYAEPAPQLLLLDEPTNNLDLVSVGQLESALNAYRGAFVVVSHDERFLAEIGVQRTLRLSAGRLESI; encoded by the coding sequence ATGTCTCGTGTTTCCTGTTCCAATCTGTCGTTCGCATTCCCCGACGGCACCTCCCTGTTCAGCGAGCTGTCCTTCACGATCGGCGACGGGCGCACGGGCCTGGTCGCCCCCAACGGCTCCGGTAAGAGCACGCTGCTCCAGCTGATCGTCGGCGACCGCACGCCCGCCGTCGGCTCAATCAGTGTCGACGGCGCCGTCGCGTACCTGCCGCAGACGCTGCCGTTCGTCGCGGAGAAGACCGTCGCCGATGTGCTCGGCGTCGCGTCCGTCATCAACGCACTGGACGCCCTGGCCCGCGGCGACACCGGCGACGACGTGTTCGCCGCGATCGGCGACGACTGGGATGTCGAGGAGCGCAGCCTCGCCCAGCTGGACAACCTGGGTCTGGGCCACCTCGATCTGGACCGGCGCCTCGGCTCGTTGTCGGGCGGCGAGGTCGTCTCGCTCGGGCTGGCCGCGCAGCTGCTTCGTCAACCCGACGTGCTGCTGCTCGACGAGCCGACCAACAACCTCGACGCCGATGCACGTAAACGGCTCTACGCTGCGCTCGACGAGTTCGCCGGATGCCTGCTTGTGGTCAGCCACGACCGGGTGCTGCTGGACCGGATGGACCGCATCGCCGAGCTGCACCGCGGCGAAATGCTGTTCTACGGCGGCAATTTCACGATGTACGAGCAGGCTATTGCCGACGCCCAACGGGTCGCCGAGAGCAACATCCGCAATGCCGAACAACAGCTCAAGCGCGAGAAGCGGGAGATGCAGCAGGCCCGCGAGCGGGCGGCGCGCCGATCCTCCACCGCCGCCCGCAACGTGAAGGATGCGGGGCTGCCGAAGATCATCGCGGGCGCGATGAAGCGCAGGGCGCAGGAGTCGGCGGGCCGGATCGACGGTGTCAACGCGGCCCGCGTCGCTGACGCCAAGACCCGTCTGGACGAGGCGCAGCGCGCCCTTCGCGACGACGATGCGCTGGTCCTCGAACTGCCGGCAACCACCGTGCCCGCCGGGCGAACCGTCGTGCTGGCCGAAGGCCTGTCGGCGCGCCGCGGGGGCCGACTGCTGTTCGAGCATGTGCAGCTGTCGATCCGCGGACCCGAACGCATTGCGCTTACGGGGCCCAACGGTGCGGGCAAGTCGACGCTGTTGCGCATCATCGGCGGCGAGCTGACACCCGACGACGGATCGGTGCACCGCGCCGACGGCCGGGTGGCGTATCTGTCGCAGCGACTGGACCTGCTTCAGCCCGAGCGCACCGTCGCGGAAAGCATTGCTGCGTCGGCGCCGAGTCTCTCGCGCACCCGTCGCATGCATCTGCTGGCCCGGTTCCTATTCCGTGGCGACCGCATCCACCTGCCGGTGGCAGCACTGTCCGGGGGCGAGCGGCTCCGCGCGACGCTGGCGTGTGTCCTCTATGCCGAGCCGGCGCCGCAGCTGCTGCTGCTCGACGAGCCGACCAACAACCTCGACCTCGTCAGCGTGGGCCAGCTGGAGTCGGCGTTGAACGCCTACCGGGGCGCGTTCGTGGTCGTCAGCCACGACGAGCGATTCCTGGCGGAGATCGGGGTGCAGCGCACGCTACGGCTATCGGCGGGCCGGCTGGAGTCGATCTGA
- a CDS encoding ATP-binding protein gives MPVEWVTVPLEPALEALEVGSGARPGTVIIGPAGVGKTTLARAAVARLGARFDRVDWVTATTPSAAIPFAAFSHLIDVPEAGKTAEVLRTARATLGDGRLLVVDDAHLLDKLSAALVHQLAVSGAASLIVTVSANGPVADEISTLWTDDLLERIDLDPPGHDDSRLATMVNDHVSALPATARRVLEYLAVDDPLPLAELGDLVGRDAVAEAESAGAITVDDGLVRPAHPLFVDAVRAALGGPELRRLRTDLVERLGAAPPRDVVAMLRLAVLALDSDRPQPTAEIVSAADEALRLGDLVLAERLGRAAVQRDAGLPARITLAYALAWQGRGRDADSVLAQVDPSTLSESELMVWALPRAANQFWMLSEPERATAFLKATRNKVSSPAAQVTLDALSATFAMNAGGPVRALQIANEVLASPSADDTAIGWAGAAAALSSARMGRFSDVDAFAERAIAAGHPGLLRFTSGFGQTTALMMTGELDRAQKLAQQLTDFAQLQQPGRAIGEVLVADVLIAKGELDTAVRLLRRAATALAPTGYSWGPLAWMLLAQALGQQGASAEAGKALSRAESRHGLKSMLFAPELALARAWAMSARGDKLGAIAAARDAARGAERGGQSAVALRALLDAVRLGDLRAVDGIARIGAQCDCAVGQLALTHARALAGHDSAALSDVSKEWSAIGMNPAAADAAAQAN, from the coding sequence GTGCCTGTTGAGTGGGTGACCGTTCCGCTTGAACCGGCACTGGAAGCTCTCGAAGTCGGTTCAGGGGCCCGGCCCGGGACGGTGATCATCGGTCCCGCGGGGGTCGGCAAGACCACGCTCGCGCGCGCCGCCGTCGCCCGCCTGGGCGCGAGGTTCGACCGCGTCGACTGGGTCACCGCGACCACGCCGTCGGCGGCCATCCCGTTCGCCGCGTTCAGCCATCTGATCGACGTACCCGAGGCCGGCAAGACCGCCGAAGTGCTGCGCACCGCACGTGCGACCCTGGGCGACGGACGACTGCTGGTGGTGGACGACGCGCACCTGCTGGACAAGTTGTCGGCGGCGCTTGTGCACCAATTGGCTGTCAGCGGCGCCGCCTCGCTGATCGTCACGGTCTCCGCCAACGGGCCTGTGGCCGACGAGATCTCGACGCTGTGGACCGACGACCTGCTCGAGCGGATCGACCTCGATCCGCCTGGCCATGACGACAGCCGGCTGGCAACGATGGTCAACGACCACGTCTCGGCGCTGCCCGCCACCGCGCGTCGTGTGCTGGAGTACTTGGCCGTCGACGACCCGCTGCCGCTGGCAGAGTTGGGCGATCTGGTCGGACGGGACGCCGTCGCCGAGGCGGAGTCCGCGGGCGCGATCACGGTCGACGACGGTCTGGTGCGTCCCGCCCATCCACTCTTCGTCGACGCCGTGCGCGCCGCGCTGGGTGGACCGGAACTGCGCCGATTACGAACGGATTTGGTCGAACGACTCGGCGCAGCGCCGCCGCGCGATGTGGTGGCCATGCTTCGCCTGGCCGTGCTGGCGCTGGACAGTGACCGTCCACAGCCGACCGCGGAGATCGTGTCGGCCGCCGACGAGGCCCTGCGTCTCGGCGACCTGGTGCTGGCCGAGCGACTCGGCAGGGCGGCGGTGCAGCGCGACGCCGGACTGCCCGCGCGGATCACGCTCGCTTACGCCCTCGCGTGGCAAGGACGCGGTCGTGACGCCGATTCCGTTCTGGCCCAAGTCGATCCGTCGACACTGTCGGAATCCGAGTTGATGGTGTGGGCATTGCCACGGGCAGCCAACCAGTTCTGGATGTTGTCCGAGCCCGAACGGGCGACGGCGTTTCTAAAGGCGACGCGGAACAAGGTGTCCTCACCCGCCGCGCAGGTCACGCTCGACGCGTTGTCCGCGACGTTCGCGATGAACGCGGGCGGTCCTGTTCGCGCACTGCAGATCGCCAACGAGGTGCTGGCATCGCCGTCGGCCGACGACACCGCGATCGGGTGGGCGGGCGCCGCCGCGGCGTTGAGTTCGGCGCGAATGGGACGCTTCTCCGACGTCGACGCGTTCGCCGAGCGGGCGATCGCCGCGGGACACCCTGGACTGCTGCGGTTCACCAGCGGCTTCGGCCAGACGACAGCATTGATGATGACGGGCGAACTGGACAGGGCGCAGAAACTCGCCCAGCAGCTCACCGATTTCGCGCAGCTACAACAGCCCGGACGTGCAATCGGTGAGGTGTTGGTTGCCGATGTGCTGATCGCGAAAGGTGAACTCGACACCGCGGTTCGGCTGTTGCGCAGGGCGGCCACCGCGTTGGCTCCGACCGGCTACTCATGGGGACCGCTGGCCTGGATGCTGCTGGCGCAGGCGCTCGGTCAGCAGGGTGCGTCGGCCGAGGCGGGAAAGGCGTTGTCGCGGGCGGAATCTCGGCACGGATTGAAGTCGATGCTCTTCGCGCCGGAGCTCGCGTTGGCGCGCGCCTGGGCGATGTCCGCGCGGGGCGACAAGCTCGGAGCCATCGCCGCTGCGCGCGACGCCGCGCGAGGCGCTGAGCGCGGTGGTCAGTCGGCGGTGGCGTTGCGGGCCCTGCTCGACGCGGTGCGGCTCGGCGACCTCAGAGCGGTCGACGGTATCGCGCGGATCGGTGCCCAATGTGATTGTGCAGTAGGCCAACTGGCGCTTACCCATGCGCGCGCGCTGGCGGGTCACGACTCGGCGGCATTGAGCGACGTGTCGAAGGAATGGTCGGCGATCGGCATGAACCCGGCGGCGGCCGACGCTGCCGCACAAGCGAATTAG
- a CDS encoding LOG family protein has protein sequence MSPKNSGEWAVCVYCASGPTHPELLDLAERVGTAIAERGWTLVSGGGNVSAMGALANAARQRGGHTIGVIPKALVHREVADVDADELVVTDTMRERKQVMEDRADAFIALPGGIGTLEEFFEAWTAGYLGMHEKPVVMLDPFGHYTGLLTWLHGLIDTGYVAQRALDRLVVVDDVDAALAACQPHG, from the coding sequence GTGTCTCCGAAAAACTCCGGCGAGTGGGCGGTGTGTGTCTATTGCGCGTCGGGCCCGACGCATCCCGAGCTGCTCGACCTCGCCGAACGGGTCGGCACCGCGATCGCGGAGCGGGGCTGGACGCTGGTGTCCGGCGGCGGGAACGTGTCGGCGATGGGTGCGCTGGCCAACGCGGCCAGGCAGCGCGGCGGCCACACCATCGGGGTGATCCCCAAGGCGCTGGTGCATCGCGAGGTCGCCGACGTCGACGCCGACGAGCTCGTTGTCACCGACACCATGCGGGAACGCAAACAGGTGATGGAGGACCGGGCCGACGCGTTCATTGCCCTGCCCGGCGGAATCGGCACGCTCGAGGAGTTTTTCGAGGCTTGGACGGCCGGCTACCTGGGTATGCACGAAAAGCCGGTGGTGATGCTCGACCCGTTCGGGCACTACACCGGTTTGCTGACTTGGCTGCATGGGCTGATCGACACCGGCTATGTCGCCCAGCGCGCGTTGGACCGGTTGGTGGTCGTCGACGACGTCGACGCCGCACTGGCCGCCTGCCAACCGCATGGGTGA
- the fadD6 gene encoding long-chain-acyl-CoA synthetase FadD6, translating to MTEPKNGVRSSVGLLDIATRLPGLLMDAPVMLRGALTGFMARPTAKTSIGKVFQERAARYADRVFLRFEDQQLTYGEANETANRYAAVLAARGVGHGDVVGVMLRNSPQAVLLMLAVVKCGAIAGMLNYHQRGDVLAHSIGLLGAKAIVAETDFIEPITESGADTTGLMTLDELEGLAATAPTQDPATTAAVLAKDKAFYIFTSGTTGMPKASVMTHYRWLRALAGFGGLGLRLHSDDVLYCCLPLYHNNALTVAVGSTVNAGATLALGKSFSASKFWDEVIRYQATAFIYIGEICAYLLNQPPKDTDRKHKVRVIIGNGLRPAIWDDFTKRFGIPRVCEFYGASEGNTAFVNVLNIDKSTGICPSPVAFVEYDPDTGEPIRDEKGRVRKVKRGEPGLLLSKVSNFQPFDGYTDEKASEKKLVRDAFKDGDVWFNTGDLMRSQGFGHAAFTDRLGDTFRWKGENVATTEVEAAVARDPQVEEATAFGVEVEGAGGRAGMVAIQLKDGEEFDGKALAKAAYERLPGYAVPLFVRVVKELAHTSTFKSQKVDLRKEGYGGSTGEGDEDAGKIEDPIYVLAGRDEGYVEFYDEYPQEVAAGKKPKN from the coding sequence ATGACCGAGCCGAAGAACGGCGTCCGGAGCAGTGTCGGACTGCTCGATATCGCAACCCGTCTTCCGGGCCTGTTGATGGACGCGCCAGTGATGTTGCGTGGCGCGCTGACCGGTTTCATGGCGCGCCCGACGGCGAAGACGTCCATCGGCAAGGTCTTTCAGGAGCGTGCGGCGCGATATGCCGATCGGGTGTTTCTGCGATTCGAGGATCAACAGCTGACCTACGGCGAGGCCAACGAGACCGCCAACCGGTACGCCGCGGTGCTCGCCGCGCGTGGGGTTGGCCACGGCGACGTCGTCGGCGTCATGCTGCGCAACTCACCGCAGGCGGTGCTGCTGATGCTGGCGGTGGTCAAGTGCGGCGCCATCGCGGGCATGCTCAACTATCACCAGCGCGGCGACGTCCTGGCCCACAGCATCGGACTCCTCGGCGCCAAGGCGATCGTCGCCGAGACCGATTTCATCGAGCCGATCACCGAAAGCGGCGCGGACACCACTGGCTTGATGACGCTTGACGAGTTGGAGGGCCTCGCCGCCACCGCCCCCACGCAGGACCCCGCGACGACCGCGGCGGTGCTGGCCAAGGACAAGGCGTTCTACATCTTCACCTCGGGCACGACGGGGATGCCGAAGGCCAGTGTGATGACGCACTACCGCTGGCTGCGTGCGTTGGCCGGTTTCGGCGGCCTGGGCCTGCGTCTGCACAGCGACGACGTCTTGTACTGCTGCCTGCCGCTGTATCACAACAACGCGCTGACGGTCGCGGTCGGATCGACGGTCAACGCCGGTGCGACTCTGGCACTTGGCAAGTCGTTCTCCGCGTCGAAGTTCTGGGACGAGGTCATCCGCTACCAGGCGACGGCGTTCATCTACATCGGCGAGATCTGCGCCTATCTGCTCAACCAGCCGCCCAAGGACACCGACCGCAAGCACAAGGTGCGGGTGATCATCGGCAACGGCCTGCGGCCCGCGATCTGGGATGACTTCACGAAGCGGTTCGGTATCCCGCGGGTGTGCGAGTTCTACGGCGCCAGTGAGGGCAACACGGCGTTCGTCAACGTGCTCAACATCGACAAGTCCACCGGCATCTGCCCGAGCCCGGTTGCGTTCGTGGAGTACGACCCCGATACCGGTGAGCCAATCCGCGACGAGAAGGGCCGCGTTCGCAAGGTCAAGCGTGGCGAGCCGGGTCTGCTGCTTTCGAAGGTGAGCAACTTCCAGCCGTTCGACGGTTACACCGACGAGAAGGCCAGCGAAAAGAAGCTTGTCCGAGACGCGTTCAAGGACGGCGATGTCTGGTTCAACACCGGCGACCTGATGCGGTCGCAGGGGTTCGGCCACGCGGCGTTCACCGACCGGCTGGGCGACACGTTCCGCTGGAAGGGCGAGAACGTGGCGACCACCGAGGTGGAGGCGGCGGTCGCACGCGATCCGCAGGTCGAGGAGGCCACCGCGTTCGGCGTCGAGGTCGAGGGCGCCGGCGGTCGGGCAGGCATGGTGGCGATCCAGCTCAAGGACGGCGAGGAGTTCGACGGAAAGGCGTTGGCGAAGGCGGCCTACGAACGCCTGCCCGGTTACGCCGTGCCGCTTTTCGTCCGGGTGGTGAAGGAACTCGCGCACACGTCGACGTTCAAGAGCCAGAAAGTGGACCTGCGCAAGGAGGGCTACGGCGGCAGTACGGGTGAAGGCGACGAGGACGCCGGCAAGATCGAGGACCCGATCTACGTCCTTGCCGGTCGCGATGAGGGCTACGTCGAGTTCTACGACGAGTACCCGCAAGAGGTCGCCGCGGGCAAGAAGCCCAAGAATTAG
- the folP gene encoding dihydropteroate synthase, with protein MQSTFLGRPVAGDRALIMAIVNRTPDSFYDRGATFTDEAAKKAAHRVVEEGADVVDVGGVKAGPGSAVDVDEEIARVVPFIEWLRDTYPDQLISVDTWRAAVAKQACAAGADLINDTWGGHDPALPEVAAEFGAGLVCSHTGGAVPRTRPFRVNYGISERGVVDDVIAEVTAAAERAVAAGVEKDAILIDPTHDFGKNTYHGLSLLRHVKDLVNTGWPVLMALSNKDFVGETLGVDLTERLEGTLAATALAAADGAAMFRVHEVGPTRRVLEMVASIQGTRPPTRTVRGLA; from the coding sequence GTGCAATCGACGTTTCTGGGCCGTCCGGTGGCGGGCGACCGCGCGCTGATCATGGCGATCGTCAACCGCACACCCGATTCGTTCTATGATCGGGGCGCCACCTTCACCGACGAGGCCGCGAAGAAGGCCGCCCATCGCGTGGTGGAGGAGGGCGCCGACGTCGTCGACGTGGGCGGAGTCAAGGCGGGGCCCGGCAGCGCGGTCGACGTCGACGAAGAGATCGCCCGCGTCGTCCCGTTCATCGAATGGCTCCGCGACACCTACCCTGACCAGCTGATAAGCGTCGACACCTGGCGCGCCGCGGTGGCCAAACAGGCCTGCGCCGCCGGTGCGGATCTGATCAACGACACCTGGGGCGGCCACGACCCCGCACTGCCGGAGGTCGCGGCTGAGTTCGGCGCCGGGCTGGTTTGCTCGCACACCGGCGGCGCCGTGCCACGCACCCGTCCCTTTCGGGTCAACTACGGCATTTCCGAGCGCGGCGTTGTCGACGACGTGATCGCTGAGGTAACTGCGGCGGCCGAACGTGCCGTCGCCGCCGGGGTGGAAAAAGATGCGATCCTGATCGATCCCACCCACGATTTCGGCAAGAACACTTATCACGGTCTTAGTTTGTTGCGCCATGTAAAAGACCTTGTAAACACTGGATGGCCGGTCCTGATGGCACTGAGTAACAAGGATTTCGTCGGGGAAACTCTGGGTGTGGACCTCACCGAACGCCTCGAAGGCACGCTGGCTGCGACCGCACTCGCGGCCGCCGACGGCGCCGCCATGTTCCGAGTGCACGAGGTGGGACCCACGCGACGCGTACTGGAGATGGTCGCGTCGATTCAGGGAACGCGTCCACCGACGCGCACAGTGAGGGGACTGGCATGA
- a CDS encoding glucosyl-3-phosphoglycerate synthase gives MTVLIEQPTELATADIAKHPWLADNSWSRPMWTIDELVAAKAGRTISVVLPALNEEETVAGVIETITPLVGGLVDELIVLDSGSTDDTEIRALAAGARVISREVALPEVAPQPGKGEVLWRSLAVTTGDIVVFVDSDLIDPDPMFVPKLVGPLLVGEGVHLVKGFYRRPLKVSGSEDANGGGRVTELVARPLLAALRPELTCLLQPLGGEYAGTRELLSSVPFAPGYGVEIGLLVDTYDKLGLDAIAQVNLGVREHRNRPLTELAAMSRQVIATLFSRCGVPDSGVGLTQFFADGDDFTPRTSEVSLVDRPPMNTLRPRT, from the coding sequence ATGACTGTGCTAATCGAACAGCCAACAGAGCTGGCCACCGCGGATATCGCCAAACATCCCTGGCTGGCCGACAACAGCTGGAGCCGGCCCATGTGGACGATCGACGAACTGGTGGCCGCCAAGGCCGGACGCACCATCTCGGTGGTCTTGCCTGCCCTCAACGAGGAAGAGACGGTCGCAGGCGTCATCGAGACCATCACACCCCTGGTCGGCGGCCTGGTGGACGAGCTGATCGTGCTGGACTCCGGGTCGACCGACGACACCGAGATCCGTGCTCTCGCCGCGGGCGCCAGGGTGATCAGCCGTGAGGTGGCGCTGCCCGAGGTCGCACCGCAGCCGGGCAAGGGTGAGGTCCTGTGGCGGTCGCTGGCCGTCACGACCGGCGACATCGTGGTGTTCGTCGACTCCGACCTGATCGACCCCGACCCCATGTTCGTGCCGAAGCTGGTGGGCCCGCTGCTCGTCGGCGAAGGCGTCCACCTCGTCAAGGGCTTCTACCGGCGCCCGCTGAAGGTCAGCGGCAGCGAGGACGCCAACGGCGGCGGGCGCGTCACCGAGTTGGTGGCCAGGCCGCTGCTCGCCGCGCTGCGGCCCGAGCTGACCTGCCTGCTGCAGCCGCTGGGCGGCGAGTACGCGGGCACCCGAGAACTGTTGTCCTCGGTGCCGTTCGCACCGGGCTACGGTGTGGAGATCGGCCTGCTGGTCGACACCTACGACAAACTCGGCCTGGATGCGATCGCGCAGGTAAACCTCGGTGTGCGCGAGCACCGCAACCGGCCGCTGACCGAGCTGGCCGCGATGAGCCGCCAGGTCATCGCGACCCTGTTCTCACGGTGCGGGGTGCCGGATTCCGGCGTCGGTCTGACACAGTTCTTCGCCGACGGCGACGACTTCACTCCCCGCACGTCGGAGGTGTCGCTTGTCGATCGGCCGCCGATGAACACCCTGCGGCCGCGCACCTAG
- a CDS encoding DivIVA domain-containing protein, whose protein sequence is MTLVLLYLVVLVLIAIVLFALGSVLFGRGESLPPLPRDTTATVLPASGVTGADVDAVKFSQTLRGYKTSEVDWVLDRLGQELDLVRGQLAAVRAAHGIDVDEGGEHRVEGGAHALPPSEAEAEA, encoded by the coding sequence GTGACGCTGGTTCTGCTGTATCTGGTCGTGCTGGTTCTGATCGCGATCGTGCTGTTCGCACTGGGCAGCGTGCTGTTCGGACGTGGTGAGTCGTTGCCGCCGTTGCCGCGCGATACGACGGCCACCGTGTTGCCCGCGTCCGGTGTCACCGGCGCCGACGTCGATGCGGTCAAGTTCAGCCAGACGCTGCGCGGCTACAAGACCAGCGAAGTGGACTGGGTGCTCGACCGGTTGGGTCAGGAACTCGATCTGGTGCGCGGTCAGCTGGCCGCGGTGCGCGCTGCGCACGGGATCGATGTCGACGAAGGGGGAGAGCACCGCGTCGAGGGTGGTGCACACGCGCTGCCGCCGTCGGAGGCCGAGGCCGAGGCATGA
- a CDS encoding DNA-3-methyladenine glycosylase I → MTATDQRVRCAWIDESRLSPDDFVLYRDYHDNEWGRPLRDSKALFERITLEAFQSGLSWLIILRKRENFRRAFHGFDIDRVARYRERDITRLMADPGIVRNRAKIEATIANARAVADLDTDLGELLWSFAPPPRPRPAAMSDVPAVTPESTAMAKELKRRGFRFVGPTTAYALMQATGMVDDHTADCWVPATIP, encoded by the coding sequence ATGACCGCCACCGATCAACGGGTCCGCTGCGCGTGGATCGACGAATCACGTTTGTCGCCAGACGATTTCGTCTTGTACCGGGATTACCACGACAACGAGTGGGGACGGCCGCTGCGAGACTCCAAGGCATTGTTTGAACGGATCACCCTCGAGGCGTTTCAGAGTGGGCTGTCGTGGCTCATCATCCTGCGCAAGCGGGAGAACTTCCGTCGCGCGTTCCACGGGTTCGACATCGATCGTGTTGCGCGTTATCGCGAGCGTGACATCACCAGGCTGATGGCCGACCCAGGCATCGTGCGCAACCGCGCGAAGATCGAGGCCACCATCGCCAACGCCCGCGCGGTCGCCGATCTGGATACCGATCTCGGCGAGTTGCTGTGGTCGTTCGCCCCGCCGCCGCGACCGCGACCGGCAGCCATGTCCGACGTCCCGGCGGTCACGCCCGAGTCGACCGCCATGGCCAAGGAACTGAAGCGCCGGGGGTTCAGGTTCGTCGGGCCGACCACCGCCTACGCCTTGATGCAGGCGACCGGAATGGTCGACGACCACACCGCAGACTGCTGGGTGCCAGCGACGATCCCGTGA
- a CDS encoding DUF3117 domain-containing protein — translation MAAMKPRTGDGPLEATKEGRGIVMRVPLEGGGRLVVELTPDEAAALGDELKNVTS, via the coding sequence ATGGCGGCGATGAAGCCCCGGACCGGCGACGGTCCACTGGAAGCAACCAAGGAGGGGCGAGGCATCGTGATGCGGGTACCGCTGGAAGGCGGCGGACGTTTGGTCGTCGAACTGACGCCCGATGAGGCGGCCGCGCTCGGCGACGAACTGAAGAACGTCACCAGCTAG
- the glgA gene encoding glycogen synthase, translating into MRVAMMTREYPPEVYGGAGVHVTELVAQLRHLCDVDVHCMGAPRADAIVAQPDPALVGANPALSTLSADLNMVNAASQATVVHSHTWYTGLAGHLAALLYGIPHVLTAHSLEPMRPWKAEQLGGGYRVSSWVEKTAVEAADAVIAVSSGMRDDVLSTYPALDPNRVHVVRNGIDTDVWYPAPAQPGESVLAELGVDMTRPIVAFVGRITRQKGVPHLIAAAHRFAPDIQLVLCAGAPDTPEIAAEVTEAVQELARSRTGVFWIREMMAISKIREILSAATVFVCPSVYEPLGIVNLEAMACATAVVASDVGGIPEVVDDGRTGVLVHYDAGDPTGYESRLADAVNAVVAQPEIAKQYGQAGRQRCIEEFSWAHIAEQTLEIYRKVAT; encoded by the coding sequence ATGCGGGTGGCGATGATGACTCGGGAGTATCCACCCGAGGTTTACGGAGGGGCCGGCGTACACGTCACCGAACTAGTCGCGCAGCTACGCCATCTGTGCGACGTCGACGTGCACTGCATGGGCGCACCGCGTGCGGACGCGATCGTCGCACAGCCCGATCCCGCGTTGGTGGGCGCCAATCCCGCGTTGTCGACGCTGTCTGCCGACCTCAACATGGTCAACGCCGCGAGCCAGGCGACCGTCGTGCATTCCCACACCTGGTACACCGGGCTGGCGGGTCACCTCGCCGCACTGCTGTACGGCATTCCGCATGTGTTGACCGCGCACTCCCTCGAGCCGATGCGGCCGTGGAAGGCCGAACAACTCGGCGGCGGGTACCGCGTGTCGTCCTGGGTGGAGAAGACCGCGGTGGAGGCCGCCGACGCGGTGATCGCGGTCAGCTCTGGCATGCGCGACGACGTGTTGAGCACCTACCCGGCATTGGATCCGAACCGGGTACATGTGGTGCGCAACGGAATCGACACCGACGTCTGGTACCCGGCTCCGGCGCAGCCCGGCGAGTCGGTACTCGCCGAACTCGGCGTCGACATGACGCGGCCCATCGTCGCGTTCGTCGGACGGATCACCCGGCAGAAGGGCGTGCCGCACTTGATCGCGGCTGCGCACCGGTTCGCGCCCGACATCCAGCTGGTGCTCTGCGCGGGCGCGCCCGACACCCCGGAGATCGCGGCCGAGGTCACCGAGGCCGTTCAGGAGTTGGCTCGCAGTCGCACTGGTGTGTTCTGGATACGCGAGATGATGGCGATCTCGAAGATCCGCGAAATACTCTCAGCAGCAACCGTTTTCGTATGCCCCTCGGTGTACGAGCCGCTCGGCATCGTCAACCTGGAGGCGATGGCCTGCGCGACAGCCGTGGTCGCGTCCGACGTCGGCGGTATCCCCGAGGTGGTGGACGACGGTCGTACCGGAGTACTGGTGCACTACGACGCGGGCGACCCGACGGGGTACGAATCGCGACTGGCCGACGCGGTCAATGCAGTGGTGGCGCAACCGGAGATCGCGAAGCAGTACGGCCAGGCGGGCCGACAGCGCTGTATCGAGGAGTTCTCCTGGGCGCACATCGCCGAGCAGACCCTCGAGATCTACCGGAAAGTCGCTACCTAG